A single genomic interval of Nocardioides nitrophenolicus harbors:
- the aspS gene encoding aspartate--tRNA ligase: MIRTHDAGALRAENVGQTVTLAGWVANRRDHGGVAFIDLREASGVVQVVIRDEEVAHSLRSEFCLKVTGEVVARGEGRENPNLPTGAIEVVASEVEVLSAAAPLPFPISDHVDVGEEVRLKHRYLDLRRSAPGNAIRLRSQVNKAARDVLAGHDFVEIETPTLTRSTPEGARDFLVPARLQPGSWYALPQSPQLFKQLLMVAGMERYYQIARCYRDEDFRADRQPEFTQLDIEMSFVTQDDVIALGEQIVAALWKLVGVDVPLPLPRMTYAEAMARYGSDKPDLRMGLELVECTDYFKDTPFRVFQAPYVGAVVMPGGASQPRKQLDAWQEWAKQRGAKGLAYVLVQEDGELGGPVAKNITDEEKAGLAAHVGAQPGDCIFFAAGAVKASRALLGAARLEIGRRGGLLDESAWSFLWVVDAPLFEPADEATAAGDVAVGGGAWTAVHHAFTSPQDLEGFDQDPGNALAWAYDIVCNGNEIGGGSIRIHREDIQKRVFEVMGIGEAEAEEKFGFLLEAFKYGAPPHGGIAFGWDRVVALLAGTDSIRDVIAFPKTGGGYDPLTAAPAPITPEQRKEAGVDARPAEPTERLSD; this comes from the coding sequence GTGATCCGCACCCATGACGCCGGCGCCCTCCGCGCCGAGAACGTCGGCCAGACCGTCACCCTCGCCGGGTGGGTGGCGAATCGGCGCGATCACGGCGGCGTGGCCTTCATCGACCTGCGCGAGGCCAGCGGCGTGGTCCAGGTGGTGATCCGCGACGAGGAGGTCGCCCACAGCCTCCGCTCGGAGTTCTGCCTCAAGGTCACCGGCGAGGTCGTCGCCCGCGGCGAGGGCCGCGAGAACCCCAACCTCCCCACCGGGGCGATCGAGGTCGTGGCCAGCGAGGTCGAGGTGCTCAGCGCCGCCGCGCCGCTGCCGTTCCCGATCAGCGACCACGTCGACGTGGGCGAGGAGGTGCGCCTCAAGCACCGCTACCTCGACCTGCGCCGCAGTGCTCCCGGCAACGCGATCCGGCTGCGCAGCCAGGTCAACAAGGCCGCGCGCGACGTGCTGGCCGGCCATGACTTCGTCGAGATCGAGACGCCGACGCTGACCCGCAGCACCCCCGAGGGCGCCCGCGACTTCCTGGTGCCGGCGCGCCTCCAGCCCGGCAGCTGGTACGCCCTGCCGCAGAGCCCCCAGCTGTTCAAGCAGCTGCTCATGGTCGCCGGCATGGAGCGCTACTACCAGATCGCCCGGTGCTACCGCGACGAGGACTTCCGCGCCGACCGGCAGCCCGAGTTCACCCAGCTCGACATCGAGATGAGCTTCGTGACCCAGGATGACGTGATCGCCCTGGGCGAGCAGATCGTCGCCGCCCTCTGGAAGCTGGTCGGCGTCGACGTCCCGCTGCCGCTGCCGCGGATGACGTACGCCGAGGCGATGGCCCGCTACGGCTCCGACAAGCCCGACCTGCGGATGGGCCTCGAGCTCGTCGAGTGCACCGACTACTTCAAGGACACCCCGTTCCGGGTCTTCCAGGCGCCGTACGTCGGCGCCGTGGTCATGCCCGGCGGCGCCAGCCAGCCCCGCAAGCAGCTCGACGCCTGGCAGGAGTGGGCCAAGCAGCGCGGTGCGAAGGGCCTGGCGTACGTCCTGGTCCAGGAGGACGGCGAGCTCGGCGGCCCGGTGGCCAAGAACATCACCGACGAGGAGAAGGCCGGCCTGGCCGCCCACGTCGGCGCGCAGCCCGGCGACTGCATCTTCTTCGCCGCCGGCGCGGTGAAGGCCAGCCGGGCCCTGCTCGGTGCCGCTCGGCTCGAGATCGGCCGGCGCGGCGGGCTGCTCGACGAGAGCGCCTGGAGCTTCCTCTGGGTCGTCGACGCGCCGCTGTTCGAGCCGGCCGACGAGGCCACCGCGGCCGGTGACGTCGCGGTCGGCGGGGGAGCGTGGACCGCCGTCCACCACGCCTTCACCAGCCCCCAGGACCTCGAGGGCTTCGACCAGGACCCGGGCAACGCCCTGGCCTGGGCCTACGACATCGTCTGCAACGGCAACGAGATCGGCGGCGGATCGATCCGTATCCACCGCGAGGACATCCAGAAGCGGGTCTTCGAGGTGATGGGGATCGGCGAGGCCGAGGCGGAGGAGAAGTTCGGCTTCCTGCTCGAGGCGTTCAAGTACGGCGCGCCCCCGCACGGCGGCATCGCGTTCGGCTGGGACCGCGTGGTCGCGCTGCTGGCCGGCACCGACTCCATCCGCGACGTGATCGCGTTCCCGAAGACCGGGGGCGGCTACGACCCGCTGACGGCCGCGCCCGCGCCGATCACGCCGGAGCAGCGCAAGGAGGCGGGCGTGGACGCCCGCCCGGCGGAGCCGACTGAGCGACTGAGCGACTGA
- a CDS encoding ABC transporter permease, translated as MTIPGSELEIHETDAPIEDDSVVSVAGRSPTQLAIARFRADRLSMISFVLSVFILLCAIAAPILVAMGVLAPNEQHQDLLSADGIAPEGAFGGVSWSHPFGVDPGLGRDLLSRLLLAITSSLTIALTGTILTVIIGSVLGIVAGFTGGFVDAVVGRIIDLTLSFPQTLMLLALSGPVVLMFRKQISDFPGLGFFENADLANGFFVILILAAFGWPPVARVVRGQVLSIREREFIEAARLLGASRRRLYFKEVLPNVWAPVLVYVTLLVPAYISAEAAFNFLGVGIKPPTPTLGNILADSVSFTSADPTYFFLPGILLALIVVAFNLVGDGARDALDPKSHR; from the coding sequence ATGACGATCCCGGGCTCCGAACTGGAGATCCACGAGACTGACGCCCCGATCGAGGACGACTCGGTCGTCTCGGTGGCCGGCCGGTCCCCGACCCAGCTGGCCATCGCCCGGTTCCGGGCCGACCGGCTCTCGATGATCTCGTTCGTGCTGTCGGTGTTCATCCTTCTCTGCGCGATCGCGGCCCCGATCCTGGTGGCGATGGGCGTCCTGGCGCCCAACGAGCAGCACCAGGACCTGCTCTCGGCCGACGGCATCGCGCCCGAGGGCGCCTTCGGCGGCGTCTCGTGGAGCCACCCGTTCGGCGTCGACCCCGGCCTGGGGCGGGACCTGCTGTCCCGGTTGCTCCTCGCGATCACCTCGTCGCTGACGATCGCGCTGACCGGCACCATTCTGACCGTGATCATCGGCTCCGTGCTCGGCATCGTCGCCGGCTTCACCGGTGGCTTCGTGGACGCGGTCGTCGGCCGGATCATCGACCTGACGCTCTCCTTCCCGCAGACCCTGATGCTGCTGGCGCTGTCCGGGCCGGTGGTCCTGATGTTCCGCAAGCAGATCTCCGACTTCCCGGGCCTCGGGTTCTTCGAGAACGCCGACCTGGCCAACGGCTTCTTCGTGATCCTGATCCTGGCCGCGTTCGGCTGGCCCCCGGTGGCCCGTGTGGTCCGCGGCCAGGTGCTGTCGATCCGTGAGCGGGAGTTCATCGAGGCGGCGCGGCTGCTGGGCGCCTCGCGGCGCCGGCTGTACTTCAAGGAGGTGCTCCCGAATGTGTGGGCACCGGTCCTGGTCTACGTCACGCTGCTGGTTCCGGCGTACATCTCCGCCGAGGCGGCGTTCAACTTCCTCGGCGTCGGCATCAAGCCGCCGACCCCCACGCTGGGCAACATCCTCGCCGACTCGGTGAGCTTCACCAGCGCCGACCCGACGTACTTCTTCCTGCCCGGCATCCTGCTCGCGCTGATCGTCGTGGCCTTCAACCTCGTCGGCGACGGCGCGCGCGACGCGCTCGACCCGAAGTCGCACCGATAA
- a CDS encoding ABC transporter substrate-binding protein yields MALKKPLAAVAATALAATLAACGGGSDDGDNNSGSSGGKAEKGGNAIFLVGVRNVEHWDPQRMYIGRDLNNSGRLFYRSLVALPASNDPVEGTTPIADLATDTGTTTDGGKSWSFTVKDGVKWEDGKDITCEDFKYGASRNFATDVIIGGPANYLFTYLDIPTGDDDLPAYKGPYTKKGQELFDKAVTCDGKTITYRFKKAWPDFPLSIAQLRYMDPYREDLDKGDANNFAIISNGPYKLDGAWKEGTGGKFVRNENWDASSDPIRKAFPDTWDFREGDTDEAIYEQLLADSGDAQYAVTERRLPPALFSRKDEAGDRYTQVESPYVDYVLPNFNSEVFKDANCREALKLATDRAAWIKAGGGPEYFTAADSVINPSVPGYAPNPAFDAMGESGDPEAAKAALDKCAAPKPVKIKFTYSGGTPTSDKQASALKAGWDKAGFETELDPLEDTYYSVIQKPDADFDVTWGGWGADWSSAGTVIPPLFDSRINLTGDSNGNDYGNYKGGPEVNQMIDDAYAEPDLDAAADKWTAVDAKLGQDVAYIPLEITIFNFLHGGKITGYANNVSVNGYADLAVIGVEK; encoded by the coding sequence ATGGCCCTCAAGAAGCCATTGGCCGCCGTGGCCGCCACGGCGCTCGCGGCGACACTCGCCGCCTGCGGTGGCGGCAGCGACGACGGCGACAACAACAGCGGCAGCAGCGGCGGGAAGGCCGAGAAGGGCGGCAACGCCATCTTCCTGGTCGGCGTCCGCAACGTCGAGCACTGGGACCCCCAGCGCATGTACATCGGTCGTGACCTCAACAACTCGGGCCGGCTGTTCTACCGCAGCCTCGTGGCGCTGCCCGCGTCCAACGACCCGGTCGAGGGCACCACGCCGATCGCCGACCTCGCCACCGACACCGGCACCACCACCGACGGTGGCAAGTCCTGGAGCTTCACCGTCAAGGACGGCGTGAAGTGGGAGGACGGCAAGGACATCACGTGTGAGGACTTCAAGTACGGCGCGTCGCGCAACTTCGCGACCGACGTGATCATCGGCGGTCCCGCCAACTACCTGTTCACCTACCTCGACATCCCCACCGGTGACGACGACCTGCCGGCCTACAAGGGCCCGTACACCAAGAAGGGCCAGGAGCTCTTCGACAAGGCCGTCACCTGCGACGGGAAGACGATCACCTACCGGTTCAAGAAGGCGTGGCCGGACTTCCCGCTGTCGATCGCGCAGCTGCGCTACATGGACCCGTACCGCGAGGACCTCGACAAGGGCGACGCGAACAACTTCGCGATCATCTCCAACGGTCCCTACAAGCTCGACGGCGCCTGGAAGGAGGGCACCGGCGGCAAGTTCGTCCGCAACGAGAACTGGGACGCGTCGAGCGACCCGATCCGCAAGGCCTTCCCCGACACCTGGGACTTCCGCGAGGGTGACACCGACGAGGCCATCTACGAGCAGCTGCTCGCCGACTCCGGTGACGCGCAGTACGCCGTGACCGAGCGTCGTCTGCCGCCGGCCCTGTTCAGCCGCAAGGACGAGGCGGGCGACCGCTACACGCAGGTCGAGTCGCCGTACGTCGACTACGTGCTGCCGAACTTCAACTCCGAGGTCTTCAAGGACGCGAACTGCCGCGAGGCGCTGAAGCTCGCGACCGACCGCGCTGCCTGGATCAAGGCCGGCGGTGGCCCCGAGTACTTCACGGCCGCCGACTCGGTCATCAACCCGAGCGTGCCCGGCTACGCGCCCAACCCGGCCTTCGACGCCATGGGCGAGTCCGGCGACCCCGAGGCCGCCAAGGCCGCGCTCGACAAGTGCGCCGCGCCGAAGCCGGTGAAGATCAAGTTCACCTACTCCGGTGGCACGCCCACCTCCGACAAGCAGGCCTCCGCGCTGAAGGCCGGCTGGGACAAGGCCGGCTTCGAGACCGAGCTGGACCCGCTGGAGGACACCTACTACTCCGTGATCCAGAAGCCGGACGCCGACTTCGACGTCACCTGGGGTGGTTGGGGTGCTGACTGGTCCTCCGCCGGCACCGTCATCCCGCCGCTGTTCGACAGCCGGATCAACCTGACCGGTGACTCGAACGGCAACGACTACGGCAACTACAAGGGTGGCCCCGAGGTCAACCAGATGATCGACGACGCCTACGCCGAGCCCGACCTCGACGCGGCGGCGGACAAGTGGACCGCCGTCGACGCCAAGCTGGGCCAGGACGTCGCGTACATCCCGCTGGAGATCACGATCTTCAACTTCCTCCACGGAGGAAAGATCACCGGCTACGCCAACAACGTCTCGGTGAACGGCTACGCCGACCTCGCCGTGATCGGCGTGGAGAAGTGA